In Acidobacteriota bacterium, a single window of DNA contains:
- a CDS encoding CoA-acylating methylmalonate-semialdehyde dehydrogenase has translation MSTSGVTDSKAPRDLQLYINGQWQRPRTGQFQEVRNPATGDVLGQVPLVTGDDVGRAVRAASRAFPDWRRTPPQDRIQYLFKLKQILEDHFEEIARTITTENGKTVAESRGELRRAVENVEVACGIPSLMQGYNLEDVAQGIDETMVRQPLGVVAAITPFNFPAMIPFWFLPYALACGNTFILKPSERVPFSSAFLFELMEQLRLPPGVLTLVHGSKAAVDALLEHPDVRAISFVGSTPVAKHVYAHAAAHGKRVQCQGGAKNPVLVLPDADMDAATRITCDSAFGCAGQRCLAVSVAVTVGDAREKFTQSIAEAASSIRVGNGLLEDVQMGPVISQESKARIESFIARGMDDGAKVLLDGRDDAIARGKGNFLRPTLLENVPPDSVVAQNEIFGPVLSLSHVKTLDEGLEFLARNPYGNQASIFTTSGAAARRFRYEAPVGNVGINIGVAAPMAYFPFSGWKDSFFGALHAQGRDAVQFYTQEKVVIERWPKEWSRKF, from the coding sequence ATGAGCACCTCCGGAGTGACGGACAGCAAAGCTCCGCGCGACCTGCAACTTTACATCAACGGCCAGTGGCAGCGGCCGCGAACCGGCCAGTTTCAGGAAGTAAGGAACCCGGCAACCGGAGACGTTCTCGGGCAGGTCCCGCTTGTCACTGGCGATGACGTCGGCCGTGCCGTGCGCGCCGCCAGCCGGGCATTTCCCGATTGGCGCCGTACACCGCCGCAAGACCGCATCCAGTATCTCTTCAAGCTGAAACAGATTCTGGAAGACCACTTTGAAGAAATCGCTCGAACCATTACCACGGAAAACGGAAAGACGGTGGCGGAATCGCGGGGAGAATTACGGCGCGCAGTCGAAAACGTGGAAGTGGCTTGCGGAATTCCCTCGCTGATGCAGGGCTACAACCTGGAAGATGTGGCGCAGGGAATCGATGAAACTATGGTTCGCCAGCCCCTGGGCGTGGTGGCCGCAATCACACCCTTCAATTTTCCAGCGATGATTCCCTTCTGGTTCCTGCCTTATGCTCTGGCGTGCGGAAACACCTTCATTCTGAAGCCGTCCGAGCGAGTCCCGTTTTCAAGCGCCTTCCTGTTTGAATTGATGGAGCAGTTAAGGCTTCCGCCCGGCGTCCTGACACTGGTCCATGGCTCCAAAGCGGCGGTTGATGCACTGCTCGAACATCCTGACGTTCGTGCTATCAGCTTTGTGGGCTCAACGCCCGTGGCAAAGCACGTTTACGCCCATGCGGCGGCTCACGGCAAGCGTGTGCAATGCCAGGGCGGGGCAAAGAATCCTGTGCTGGTCCTGCCGGACGCAGACATGGATGCCGCAACACGAATAACCTGCGACAGCGCGTTCGGGTGTGCCGGCCAGCGATGCCTGGCGGTTTCCGTGGCAGTCACAGTAGGCGATGCGCGGGAAAAGTTTACGCAAAGCATCGCCGAAGCCGCGAGCTCGATTCGCGTCGGCAACGGATTGCTGGAGGACGTGCAGATGGGGCCGGTCATCTCTCAGGAGAGCAAAGCGCGGATAGAGAGCTTCATCGCCAGAGGCATGGACGATGGCGCCAAAGTGCTGCTGGACGGCCGCGATGACGCCATCGCGAGAGGCAAAGGCAATTTTCTCCGGCCTACTCTGTTGGAAAATGTGCCGCCCGACAGCGTGGTGGCCCAGAATGAGATTTTTGGTCCCGTCCTTAGCCTGAGCCACGTCAAGACCCTGGATGAAGGGCTCGAATTCCTTGCGCGCAATCCTTATGGCAACCAGGCGTCAATTTTCACAACCAGCGGCGCGGCCGCACGCCGGTTCCGTTATGAAGCTCCAGTCGGCAATGTTGGGATCAACATCGGCGTGGCCGCGCCCATGGCCTATTTCCCTTTCAGCGGCTGGAAAGACAGTTTTTTTGGCGCACTTCACGCACAGGGCCGGGACGCCGTGCAGTTCTATACACAGGAAAAAGTGGTCATCGAACGCTGGCCAAAAGAGTGGTCGCGCAAATTCTAA
- the gndA gene encoding NADP-dependent phosphogluconate dehydrogenase, which yields MAKRHLGVMGMGVMGKNLALNAESKGFSAAGFDIDSEKVKKVAEAVAGKEITVTNSLKDFVAVLEKPRRILMMVPAGKAVDAALNDLKPHLEKEDIVIDGGNSYFKDTERRVQESEKSGLRFFGMGVSGGEEGALHGPSLMPGGHEDSYRHLEPLLTKMAAQTKDGPCVTYLGPRGAGHYVKMVHNGIEYGILQVICETYDIFKNVLRLTTPEIHDIFAEWNASDLNSYLLEITTLVLGKKDDETGQPLIDLIVDEAQQKGTGKWTAQDAMDLGVAVPTLSYAVEARILSGQKKERVAAAEILSGPKEVFSGDLTSFLNHMREAYRVAVMVCYAQGFEQLRVASEEYHYNLNYAEIARIWKGGCIIRARMLDHIQQSFVMDSALPNLMLAPTISSTINKHSAALRDVVKTATHVGTPCVAFSTSLGYIDSYRQARLPANLLQALRDCFGAHTYHRIDKEGVFHTEWTK from the coding sequence ATGGCCAAGAGGCATCTTGGAGTTATGGGAATGGGAGTGATGGGCAAAAACCTTGCCCTCAACGCAGAGAGCAAAGGTTTCTCCGCAGCCGGTTTTGATATCGATTCGGAAAAGGTCAAGAAAGTTGCGGAAGCGGTGGCAGGCAAGGAAATCACTGTGACAAATTCCCTTAAGGATTTTGTAGCGGTGCTCGAAAAGCCGCGGCGCATTCTGATGATGGTTCCGGCCGGCAAGGCCGTTGATGCCGCCCTCAATGACCTCAAGCCCCATCTTGAGAAGGAAGACATTGTCATCGACGGCGGCAACTCCTACTTTAAAGACACGGAGCGTCGCGTGCAGGAGTCGGAAAAATCAGGTCTGAGGTTTTTCGGAATGGGGGTGAGCGGGGGCGAGGAAGGCGCACTCCACGGGCCGTCCCTGATGCCAGGCGGCCATGAAGATTCCTACCGGCACCTCGAGCCCCTGCTCACCAAAATGGCCGCGCAGACCAAGGACGGGCCCTGTGTCACCTATCTCGGGCCCCGCGGCGCCGGCCATTACGTCAAGATGGTCCACAACGGAATTGAATATGGCATCCTGCAAGTCATCTGCGAAACGTATGACATCTTCAAAAATGTGCTCCGGCTTACGACCCCGGAAATTCACGACATTTTCGCTGAATGGAACGCCTCAGACCTCAATTCCTACCTGCTGGAAATCACCACGCTCGTTCTGGGCAAGAAGGATGACGAAACCGGCCAGCCGCTGATCGACCTGATCGTTGATGAGGCCCAGCAGAAAGGCACGGGGAAGTGGACGGCGCAGGATGCCATGGACCTGGGCGTGGCGGTCCCGACCCTTTCTTACGCGGTGGAAGCACGTATCCTTTCCGGGCAGAAAAAAGAGCGCGTCGCAGCGGCGGAGATCCTGAGCGGCCCCAAGGAAGTCTTTTCAGGCGACCTCACCTCATTCCTGAATCACATGCGCGAAGCGTACCGCGTTGCCGTGATGGTCTGCTATGCGCAGGGCTTCGAGCAGCTCCGGGTAGCGTCTGAAGAATATCATTACAATCTGAACTACGCGGAGATCGCCCGCATCTGGAAGGGTGGATGCATCATCCGCGCCAGGATGCTCGACCACATTCAGCAATCCTTCGTCATGGACTCGGCCCTGCCAAACCTGATGCTGGCTCCGACGATCAGCTCAACCATCAACAAGCATTCGGCCGCCCTGCGCGATGTTGTGAAAACAGCAACCCACGTCGGCACGCCATGCGTGGCATTTTCCACGTCGCTCGGATACATCGATAGCTACCGTCAGGCGCGACTCCCGGCAAATCTGCTGCAGGCGCTGCGCGATTGCTTCGGAGCGCACACTTATCACCGCATCGACAAGGAAGGCGTGTTCCACACTGAGTGGACAAAGTGA
- a CDS encoding response regulator transcription factor has protein sequence MIEQTLAGFSRRLRKHGKPCLKVCLLSPHPLVLSEFSKTLANLSYRVKAKHIDSRLTTDFHRLAFPKCPLYIVDACVPTVAALLVSEIMDRYPASKVVAISEKFDEASAFPLLRLGTKGLLTYSEASTELGVALEALIEGSYAVPHVLLSRFVESILPSSRNRTMISSSVGLSRREREVLQAVLDNLSNKEIAGQLNISERTAKFHVSNLLAKFGVQRRADLIVMSFSGTALGAVSQQQSTLHA, from the coding sequence ATGATCGAGCAAACACTCGCTGGCTTCTCTCGTAGGTTGCGAAAACACGGCAAGCCGTGTTTGAAAGTTTGCCTCCTGTCCCCCCATCCGCTGGTTCTAAGTGAGTTCTCGAAAACACTGGCCAACTTATCCTATCGGGTGAAAGCCAAGCACATTGATTCACGTTTAACAACTGATTTCCACCGTTTAGCTTTTCCAAAGTGCCCTCTTTATATCGTTGACGCGTGCGTGCCAACGGTCGCGGCCCTCTTGGTGTCGGAGATAATGGACCGCTACCCGGCGTCGAAGGTGGTTGCGATTTCCGAAAAATTTGACGAGGCAAGCGCTTTTCCGCTGCTGCGCCTGGGAACCAAAGGGTTGTTGACCTATTCCGAGGCATCCACAGAACTGGGCGTCGCTCTCGAAGCATTAATTGAAGGGAGCTATGCGGTGCCTCACGTTCTGCTTTCCCGCTTTGTCGAATCGATTCTGCCGAGCTCGCGAAACCGGACGATGATCAGCAGCTCGGTGGGGCTGAGCCGGCGCGAACGGGAGGTGCTTCAGGCCGTGCTGGATAACCTCTCCAACAAGGAAATCGCGGGCCAGTTGAACATTTCCGAACGCACAGCAAAGTTCCACGTCTCGAACCTTCTGGCAAAGTTTGGTGTTCAGCGCCGCGCGGACCTGATTGTTATGTCCTTCAGCGGGACGGCACTGGGTGCGGTGTCTCAGCAACAGAGCACACTGCATGCCTGA
- a CDS encoding aspartate aminotransferase family protein, which produces MTKDEIVSKHKEYLFKCVATYYKDPLVLDHGKGQYLCDVDGKKYLDFLGGIVTISVGHANERVTLKIKAQIDRLQHASTLFPSEPIVALAEKMAQIAPGKLQKSYFTNSGSEANEVAVLTARMHTGNYDVLALRHGYSGHTQLTKSLTGIATWRKAGIVPFGIIHAPGPYCYRCPYGLSYPSCELHCAKDVEEVIKTSTGGAVAGLLAETIQGLGGVVVPPPGYFKIVANIVRNYGGLFISDEVQAGFGRTGKRWFGIEHWEVEPDIMTCAKGMANGVPIGCTITRQEIADSFKGLTISTFGGNPVTCVAAKATIDLIEEDRLMDNAETTGKRFRQGLDGLKEKHASIGDVRGMGLMMGVELVKDHKTKEPAGDLATKVLERARANGLVIGKGGLYANVLRMSPPLNISVADVDQAVAILDKSLEEAAKG; this is translated from the coding sequence ATGACCAAAGACGAAATTGTTAGCAAGCACAAAGAGTATCTCTTCAAATGCGTCGCAACGTATTACAAGGACCCGCTGGTCCTTGACCATGGCAAAGGGCAGTATCTTTGCGACGTGGATGGGAAAAAGTATCTCGACTTTCTGGGCGGCATTGTGACCATCAGCGTTGGCCACGCCAATGAGAGGGTGACTTTAAAAATCAAGGCGCAGATCGACCGCCTGCAGCATGCCTCGACCCTTTTCCCATCCGAACCCATCGTGGCGCTGGCCGAAAAGATGGCCCAGATCGCGCCGGGCAAACTCCAGAAGAGTTACTTCACCAACAGCGGCTCTGAAGCCAATGAAGTTGCCGTGTTGACGGCGCGCATGCACACGGGCAATTACGACGTTCTTGCATTGCGCCACGGTTACAGCGGCCACACGCAACTGACGAAATCCCTGACGGGAATTGCCACCTGGCGCAAAGCGGGCATTGTTCCCTTTGGCATCATTCACGCTCCCGGACCGTACTGCTACCGCTGCCCCTACGGCCTTAGTTACCCAAGCTGCGAATTGCACTGCGCGAAGGATGTAGAAGAGGTCATCAAGACTTCTACAGGCGGGGCAGTTGCCGGTCTGCTGGCGGAAACCATCCAGGGTCTGGGCGGCGTGGTCGTGCCTCCGCCGGGATACTTCAAGATTGTTGCTAACATCGTGCGCAACTACGGCGGGCTTTTCATTTCCGATGAAGTTCAGGCGGGTTTCGGGCGCACCGGGAAGCGCTGGTTCGGAATCGAGCACTGGGAAGTTGAGCCAGACATCATGACCTGCGCGAAAGGCATGGCCAATGGCGTTCCCATTGGCTGCACGATTACGCGGCAGGAAATTGCCGACAGCTTTAAGGGCCTGACCATCTCAACTTTTGGCGGAAACCCCGTCACCTGCGTGGCGGCCAAGGCAACCATCGACCTGATTGAAGAAGACCGGCTGATGGACAACGCCGAGACCACCGGCAAACGCTTCCGCCAGGGTCTCGATGGTCTGAAGGAGAAGCATGCCTCCATCGGCGACGTCCGCGGCATGGGTTTGATGATGGGCGTCGAGCTGGTGAAAGACCACAAGACCAAGGAGCCTGCCGGAGACCTCGCTACTAAAGTCCTGGAACGTGCACGGGCCAACGGGCTTGTGATCGGCAAGGGCGGCCTCTACGCCAACGTCCTGCGGATGTCGCCGCCGCTCAATATCTCTGTGGCTGACGTCGACCAGGCCGTCGCCATTCTGGACAAAAGCCTGGAAGAAGCGGCGAAGGGGTAA
- a CDS encoding flippase has translation MMDIRTKFREWSLDRVLARNVASLYGVQFASYLLPLVTIPYLTRVLGPATWGLLAFAQAFGAYASIGIEYGFNLSATRMVAKNRDSASELANLVAGVAGAKLLLAAGAVVIALALESWVPLFRANPVFLWAALFLAVAQSFSMLWYYQGFEGMRLVAVLDVAGKAAATVGIFTLVHHPEDGWKVLALQAGGSLLSVIAATVMVYREIPIKLPTWQLVRDTLRMGWSMFLFRSSMSLYGAGNAFILGLFASPTAVGFYAGAERLARALMGLLVPIHQSLYPRLGNLVQHNLPAAKRLARSSRFLMSSAGAVLSLAAFLGAPWAVPLILGRSFRPTVPVLEIMAALPLLDAIGTMFGVLWMVPLGLDRQFNRVVLAGGALNLVLAVVFAPRFAQLGMAAAVVATEVFVVLALYFTLRHMKMGPLAPAQIE, from the coding sequence ATGATGGATATCCGCACGAAATTTCGCGAATGGTCGCTTGACCGAGTACTGGCGCGGAATGTGGCCTCGCTGTACGGGGTGCAGTTTGCCAGCTACCTTCTGCCGCTCGTTACCATTCCTTATTTGACGCGTGTGCTGGGGCCGGCAACCTGGGGGCTCCTGGCCTTCGCGCAGGCATTCGGGGCATACGCAAGCATCGGCATCGAATACGGATTTAATCTTTCCGCCACGCGCATGGTGGCAAAGAACCGCGATTCCGCAAGCGAACTCGCAAACCTGGTGGCAGGCGTGGCAGGAGCAAAGCTGCTGCTGGCGGCCGGTGCCGTTGTCATCGCACTCGCCCTTGAGTCATGGGTCCCCTTGTTCCGTGCGAACCCCGTTTTCCTCTGGGCGGCATTATTCCTCGCCGTTGCGCAATCGTTCAGCATGCTGTGGTATTACCAGGGCTTCGAGGGGATGCGGCTGGTCGCGGTGTTGGATGTTGCGGGTAAAGCTGCGGCCACAGTGGGAATTTTCACCCTCGTCCATCATCCCGAAGACGGGTGGAAGGTGCTGGCGCTGCAGGCGGGCGGTTCGCTGCTGTCCGTTATTGCGGCCACGGTGATGGTGTACAGGGAAATTCCCATCAAACTTCCCACCTGGCAACTGGTCCGCGATACGCTGCGCATGGGTTGGAGCATGTTCCTGTTCCGCAGCTCCATGAGCCTTTATGGCGCCGGCAATGCATTTATCCTGGGCCTGTTCGCGTCGCCAACAGCCGTGGGATTTTACGCCGGAGCCGAAAGACTTGCCCGGGCGCTGATGGGGCTGCTGGTTCCCATCCACCAGAGCCTTTATCCACGGCTCGGCAACCTGGTGCAGCACAACCTTCCTGCGGCAAAGCGCCTGGCACGCTCAAGCAGGTTCCTGATGAGCTCAGCGGGGGCCGTCTTGAGTCTCGCCGCCTTTCTAGGTGCTCCATGGGCTGTGCCGCTCATTCTGGGCAGGAGTTTCAGGCCCACGGTCCCGGTACTCGAAATCATGGCTGCGTTGCCGTTACTCGATGCTATCGGAACCATGTTTGGCGTACTGTGGATGGTGCCGCTCGGGCTGGATCGGCAATTCAATCGGGTGGTCCTGGCAGGAGGCGCGCTCAATCTGGTTTTGGCAGTGGTTTTTGCGCCCCGGTTTGCGCAGCTTGGCATGGCAGCGGCGGTGGTCGCGACCGAAGTTTTCGTGGTACTCGCCCTTTATTTCACGCTGCGCCACATGAAGATGGGCCCTCTGGCGCCTGCGCAAATTGAGTAA
- a CDS encoding DUF4091 domain-containing protein, whose protein sequence is MKPSMEKTGNPTRRTFLQTALGALATERAAPAWGKAPKPQDVSPAGETRLLALPEFIRPDPFGGIVRADRSAAPAADGFHKSASLSLECARGGYASFHLVVQTARPGDYKVDLHLSDRAGKIQIDLFREWFHPLRSGDYYPDALVPAPLPYRSQLPDPDNKVPDQTAQAFWVDVWVPPDAEPGEYTGRATLEAGGKSHALGLRLRVHPAVIPAEDVVAMDHNSYDDSWIAAQFPARVRATSGNFFESGELFRLVHSYHRIFYEHHGVFHQLGYGHAGRVTPEFAPALEGEGRRKRIASWDLYDRHYGPLLDGSAFAQARRGPSPIPFAYLPINPEWPASWLWWGEPGYEAEFVNVVSEMERHFREKGWTRTNFEMFFNHKKRYMGFSWDGDEVRFPKDLSYFHEYGRLLKKALPEGTPVRFVFRADVSWDMEQEFRELNGVVNMWTCSGGVLSWYKGAPKMLRERGDIAWYYGGPPLVTQPSSAITELALRAWVWDATGFVHWLAVSPGKDPWFNFTGGGTTLVYPGERFGLQDPIPSIRLKIQRNAVQELTLLDSYKSRHSLEKLKSQATQRFNSSTPDAWWDPRPALAEKPPYEWTDSEMEAAGEHTRKLSANLDPAAWSRVRQYIMQLARENT, encoded by the coding sequence ATGAAACCTTCGATGGAAAAAACCGGAAATCCTACGCGCAGGACGTTCCTGCAAACCGCCTTGGGAGCTTTGGCAACCGAGAGGGCCGCTCCCGCCTGGGGTAAAGCTCCGAAGCCGCAAGATGTTTCGCCAGCCGGCGAGACGCGCCTCCTGGCCCTGCCGGAGTTTATCCGGCCCGACCCGTTTGGAGGCATCGTTCGAGCTGACAGGAGCGCCGCTCCCGCCGCCGATGGCTTCCACAAGAGCGCCAGCCTTTCACTCGAGTGCGCGCGGGGTGGTTATGCCTCGTTTCATCTGGTTGTTCAAACCGCCCGGCCTGGCGATTACAAGGTCGACCTGCATCTGAGCGATCGCGCCGGCAAAATCCAGATTGACTTGTTCCGCGAGTGGTTCCACCCTCTACGCTCCGGCGACTACTACCCGGACGCCCTTGTTCCAGCGCCTCTGCCTTATCGGTCGCAGCTTCCCGACCCCGACAACAAGGTCCCCGACCAGACCGCGCAGGCCTTCTGGGTTGACGTCTGGGTCCCGCCAGATGCCGAGCCGGGCGAATACACAGGCCGGGCTACGCTTGAAGCCGGTGGCAAAAGCCACGCGCTTGGGCTGCGCCTGCGCGTGCATCCTGCGGTCATTCCCGCCGAAGATGTGGTGGCAATGGACCACAACTCTTATGACGACTCGTGGATCGCGGCGCAATTCCCCGCCCGCGTTCGGGCCACGAGCGGAAACTTTTTTGAGAGCGGCGAACTCTTCCGCCTGGTCCACTCCTACCACCGGATTTTTTACGAGCACCACGGCGTTTTCCACCAGCTCGGTTACGGGCACGCTGGCCGCGTCACTCCGGAGTTCGCGCCGGCACTTGAAGGCGAAGGGCGCAGGAAGCGCATCGCTAGTTGGGACCTGTACGACCGGCACTACGGGCCGTTGCTGGACGGCTCCGCCTTTGCGCAAGCGCGCCGCGGTCCCAGTCCCATCCCGTTTGCCTATTTGCCCATCAACCCTGAATGGCCTGCTTCCTGGCTATGGTGGGGCGAGCCGGGCTATGAGGCCGAATTCGTCAATGTCGTCAGTGAAATGGAAAGGCATTTCCGCGAGAAGGGCTGGACCAGGACGAATTTTGAAATGTTCTTCAACCATAAGAAGCGCTACATGGGCTTCTCGTGGGATGGCGATGAGGTGCGCTTTCCCAAAGACCTCAGCTACTTCCACGAATACGGGCGACTGCTGAAGAAGGCGCTGCCCGAAGGCACTCCCGTTCGTTTCGTTTTTCGCGCCGACGTCAGCTGGGACATGGAGCAGGAGTTCCGCGAGCTCAACGGCGTGGTCAACATGTGGACGTGCAGTGGCGGGGTCCTGAGCTGGTACAAGGGCGCGCCGAAGATGCTGCGCGAGCGGGGCGACATTGCGTGGTATTACGGTGGTCCGCCTCTCGTGACCCAGCCGTCATCCGCCATCACGGAGCTGGCCCTGCGCGCCTGGGTGTGGGACGCCACGGGTTTTGTGCACTGGCTGGCTGTGAGCCCCGGCAAGGACCCATGGTTCAACTTTACGGGCGGCGGCACCACGCTGGTTTACCCGGGCGAACGCTTCGGCCTCCAGGACCCCATCCCGAGCATCCGGCTTAAAATCCAGCGTAACGCCGTGCAGGAACTGACGCTGCTTGACAGCTACAAGTCGCGGCACAGCCTGGAAAAGCTGAAATCGCAAGCAACGCAACGGTTCAACAGCTCAACGCCGGACGCATGGTGGGACCCGCGTCCGGCGCTTGCCGAAAAGCCTCCCTATGAATGGACGGATTCGGAAATGGAAGCCGCGGGCGAACACACGCGCAAGCTTTCCGCCAACCTGGATCCTGCGGCATGGAGTCGCGTACGGCAATACATCATGCAGCTTGCGCGGGAAAACACATGA
- a CDS encoding aldo/keto reductase — MKYRELGRTGWKVSEISFGAWAIGSMWGSVDENESMAALHKALDVGINFFDTADVYGDGRSERLLGKLRKERKETFYIATKAGRRLNPHTSEGYNQENLTRFVEDSLRNLQMDCVDIVQLHCPPNRVYYTPETFEALDGLVKAGKIRHYGVSVRTCEEGLKALEYPGIQSVQIIFNMFRHRPAELFFPEAKRRRVGILARVPLASGMLTGRMARDTLFTKDDHRSFNREGAKFDKGETFSGVDYESGLEIIDELRPLVPPGATMAQFALRWILMFDAVTCAIPGGKRPSQVEENARASDLPPLRDDVMRKVREIYDTRLRALVHQRW; from the coding sequence ATGAAGTACCGGGAACTGGGCAGAACGGGATGGAAGGTTTCAGAAATCAGCTTTGGCGCGTGGGCCATCGGATCGATGTGGGGAAGCGTGGATGAAAACGAATCGATGGCGGCGCTCCACAAGGCGCTGGATGTCGGCATCAACTTTTTCGATACCGCCGACGTTTACGGCGACGGCCGCAGCGAGCGGTTGCTCGGCAAGCTTCGCAAAGAACGGAAGGAAACTTTTTACATCGCCACCAAAGCCGGCCGCCGTCTGAACCCGCATACCTCTGAAGGCTACAACCAGGAAAATCTGACCCGTTTTGTGGAAGACAGCCTGCGCAATCTGCAGATGGATTGCGTAGACATCGTTCAACTCCACTGTCCACCGAACAGGGTTTACTATACTCCCGAGACATTTGAAGCGCTGGATGGGCTTGTGAAGGCGGGAAAAATCCGCCACTACGGCGTCAGTGTCCGCACCTGCGAAGAAGGGCTTAAAGCGCTGGAATATCCGGGCATCCAGAGCGTTCAGATCATCTTCAACATGTTCCGGCACCGTCCGGCAGAGCTCTTTTTCCCTGAAGCTAAACGCCGCCGCGTGGGCATCCTGGCGCGGGTGCCGCTGGCCAGCGGAATGCTGACCGGGCGCATGGCGCGAGATACCCTCTTCACCAAGGACGACCACCGCAGCTTCAATCGCGAGGGCGCGAAGTTCGACAAAGGTGAAACATTCTCGGGAGTGGATTACGAATCAGGTCTCGAAATCATCGACGAGTTGCGCCCGCTGGTCCCCCCGGGAGCCACCATGGCACAGTTTGCCTTGCGTTGGATCCTGATGTTTGACGCCGTCACCTGCGCCATTCCCGGCGGCAAGCGCCCCTCCCAGGTGGAAGAAAATGCCCGCGCCTCTGACCTGCCGCCCCTCCGCGACGACGTGATGCGCAAAGTGCGGGAGATCTATGACACGCGGCTGCGGGCGCTGGTGCACCAGCGCTGGTAG